Genomic segment of Paenalkalicoccus suaedae:
TACTGTTGTTCCGTTAGACACGCTTCCAGTTATTGTTGTTCCATTTGCTGTTGTTAAAGATGCAGCAGTGATAACAGATGGTTCAGATGGAGCCGGTGCTCCTCCGCCGCCACCTGGAGGAGTTGGTTCTGGTCCGTCAACTGGATCCTCTGGGTTTGTTGGATCTTCAGGGTCTGGCGTTGGTGCTGGTTGTTCTGGTGTCCCTGGTTGTTCTGGTGTTGGAGTTGGAGCGCCGACATCCGGATTTTGCTTAATTGTTCGGTCTAAGAAGATTGCGAATTCTACGCGTGTTACCGGTGCCTTGGGATCATAGTTACCGTTAGCGCGACCTGCTGTGATGCCGTTTTGTGCCAGTGTGCGGACGTCATCAATGTGTGCTTGGTGTACAGCGTTTAAGTCATTTAGTGAAACTTGCGTTGATGTTGGCTGTAGGTTGTATGCACGCACGATAACGGATGCCATTTGCTCACGTGTCAATGTGTCACGTGGGTTGAAGCGTTGCAGTGCGTCTCCTGTAAAGATTCCTGCGTCGACTGCTGCCATCGCGTCATTAAAGTAGTACGCCGCGCGGTCTGTGTCGCGGAATGGATTATTGGATGATGTACGTGTA
This window contains:
- a CDS encoding S-layer homology domain-containing protein, translated to MKTAMRLLLASVLILSLFATPASAANFSDMKQGDFGHSEVTALVEKSIIGGMPNGTFAPRANVSRADTAIMFTRALGLTRTSSNNPFRDTDRAAYYFNDAMAAVDAGIFTGDALQRFNPRDTLTREQMASVIVRAYNLQPTSTQVSLNDLNAVHQAHIDDVRTLAQNGITAGRANGNYDPKAPVTRVEFAIFLDRTIKQNPDVGAPTPTPEQPGTPEQPAPTPDPEDPTNPEDPVDGPEPTPPGGGGGAPAPSEPSVITAASLTTANGTTITGSVSNGTTVRFNLSNLPDSTTFRSGTISVTEAATLTTFDGPVADLDVTQQLKAGENNLTVAEVLGNAQIQLGTIRLFGDFTLPGTLTSNGQTTNVQVIFQF